One genomic region from Nymphaea colorata isolate Beijing-Zhang1983 chromosome 10, ASM883128v2, whole genome shotgun sequence encodes:
- the LOC116262690 gene encoding receptor-like protein kinase FERONIA, translating into MVSHTTAYSFKPRDFVLVNCGSPTDATDADKRLWINDSSAQFFSSVPSSSFPAEAAETLTNLLPTEVPHKTARIFTSASTTTFTGLSEGRHFLRLYFYPSFYHGLDPKNAFFSVEAGPYTLLRNFSPTIAAASLNQFYIIQEFFITIPSSGNLTLSFIPSSSATFAFINGIEIISSPQLFYSGITNSSVAVGVGLLLPIYDHDVLQTVARLNVGGSSISPMEDSGLFRTWSDDSRYIFGTALGETQRAEGNVFIRYSYCVPDYIAPHDVYATARSMELNTSLNLNYNLTWSITVDNGFRYLIRLHFCELQQEVYKENRRVFNVYVNNMMADPEFDVILYASEKIRAPTYTGVAVYKDYMVLMPGQSGKESRLLIELQPVTDIKPFYTDAILNGLEVFKVNKTFDSLAGPSRSFTLPPPSETKFLHLIGGHGGEHDHIILCAIGGFAAVLSIGAFLFLVLLKILKKREKEKESHDDGALCRNGSSYRQPKKGKSDPTSATIRHVMKGAGFTDRVPITNCRRFKFSEIVAATNNFDDTLLLGVGGFSKVYMGVIDNGIRVAVKRGEELSQHGIIQFHNEIDILSKLYHCHLVSLIGFCEDSSEMILVYDYMHRGTFRQHLYGAGKPHLSWRQRLEICIGAAKALHYLHTGAKYTLVHRDVKTNNILIDQNWVAKVSDFGISRMGTSVDCAYMSTEVKGTFGYFDPEYFRTKKLTQKSDVYSFGVVLLEALCARPAVDMSRPSREIGLAEWALSCQCRGKLEEVIDPFLKGKIEAGCLSKFWEITERCLANRGGERPSMVDVLWNLELALRLQENAGETNRQTMTPVL; encoded by the coding sequence ATGGTATCTCACACAACTGCTTATTCCTTCAAGCCCCGTGACTTCGTCCTTGTGAATTGTGGGTCGCCGACCGATGCCACAGATGCAGATAAGCGTCTCTGGATTAACGACTCTAGTGCCCAGTTTTTTTCCTCTGTCCCATCATCTTCTTTCCCTGCAGAAGCAGCCGAGACGCTCACTAATCTTCTTCCTACTGAAGTTCCCCACAAGACCGCCCGCATCTTCACCTCTGCTTCAACTACCACCTTCACTGGGCTATCGGAAGGTCGCCACTTTTTGCGGCTGTACTTCTATCCTTCTTTCTACCATGGCCTCGACCCCAAGAATGCCTTCTTCTCCGTCGAAGCCGGCCCATATACTCTGCTCCGCAACTTCAGCCCTACCATAGCTGCTGCTTCCCTGAACCAGTTTTACATTATCCAGGAATTCTTCATCACCATCCCTTCCTCTGGCAATCTCACCCTCTCCTTCATCCCATCATCAAGTGCCACCTTCGCCTTCATCAACGGCATCGAGATCATCTCTTCGCCGCAATTGTTCTACTCTGGCATCACTAATTCCTCCGTTGCAGTTGGCGTTGGCCTACTGCTCCCAATATATGATCATGATGTCCTTCAAACCGTTGCACGGCTGAATGTTGGTGGGAGTTCAATCTCACCGATGGAGGATTCCGGGCTCTTCCGAACCTGGTCTGATGATTCCAGATATATCTTTGGCACTGCTCTTGGAGAGACACAACGAGCAGAAGGAAACGTCTTCATTCGTTACTCTTACTGCGTTCCAGACTACATTGCTCCGCATGATGTATACGCAACAGCCCGCTCGATGGAGCTTAATACCTCTTTGAACTTGAACTACAACCTCACTTGGTCCATTACAGTGGACAATGGATTTCGCTACTTGATCAGACTTCACTTCTGTGAGCTTCAACAGGAGGTGTACAAAGAGAACCGGAGGGTATTCAACGTGTATGTGAACAACATGATGGCGGATCCTGAATTCGACGTGATTCTCTATGCAAGCGAAAAAATCAGAGCTCCCACATACACTGGTGTGGCTGTGTATAAAGATTACATGGTATTAATGCCAGGGCAGAGTGGCAAGGAAAGCCGTTTGCTAATTGAGCTCCAGCCTGTTACTGATATTAAACCCTTTTACACAGATGCAATACTCAATGGACTTGAGGTCTTCAAGGTCAACAAAACATTTGATAGCCTTGCTGGACCCAGTCGAAGCTTCACACTACCACCACCATCTGAAACTAAGTTTCTTCATCTTATTGGTGGGCATGGTGGTGAACATGACCACATAATTCTATGTGCAATTGGTGGTTTTGCTGCTGTGCTTAGTATTGGTGCGTTCCTTTTCTTAGTGTTGCTCAAGATACTcaagaagagggaaaaggagaaggagagcCATGACGACGGAGCTTTGTGTAGGAACGGATCAAGCTACAGGCAACCAAAGAAAGGCAAGTCGGATCCAACTTCAGCAACCATTAGACATGTCATGAAGGGCGCAGGATTTACAGACCGCGTCCCTATCACCAACTGCCGGCGCTTCAAATTTTCTGAGATCGTCGCGGCTACCAACAACTTTGACGACACTCTTCTCCTTGGGGTTGGTGGGTTTAGCAAGGTCTACATGGGAGTGATCGACAATGGCATCAGAGTTGCCGTCAAAAGGGGGGAAGAGCTTTCACAGCACGGCATTATCCAGTTCCACAATGAAATTGATATTCTCTCTAAGCTTTACCACTGCCACTTAGTGTCCCTGATCGGATTCTGCGAGGATAGCTCCGAGATGATACTGGTCTATGACTACATGCATCGAGGAACTTTTCGCCAGCACCTCTACGGTGCCGGCAAGCCACATCTATCGTGGAGGCAGAGGCTTGAGATCTGCATCGGTGCCGCCAAGGCGCTGCACTATCTTCACACCGGAGCAAAGTACACGCTTGTACACAGAGACGTGAAGACCAACAATATATTGATAGACCAGAATTGGGTAGCGAAGGTCTCCGATTTTGGGATATCGAGAATGGGCACGTCTGTGGATTGCGCTTACATGAGCACGGAGGTGAAGGGCACCTTCGGCTACTTCGACCCGGAGTACTTCCGGACGAAGAAGCTCACGCAGAAGTCGGACGTCTACTCGTTCGGCGTGGTGCTGCTGGAGGCTCTTTGTGCGCGACCGGCGGTCGACATGTCACGTCCTTCCAGGGAGATTGGCCTAGCGGAGTGGGCATTAAGCTGTCAGTGTAGGGGCAAGCTCGAGGAGGTGATTGATCCCTTCTTGAAGGGGAAGATCGAGGCTGGATGCCTAAGCAAGTTCTGGGAGATCACAGAGAGGTGCTTGGCGAACAGGGGAGGAGAGCGTCCTTCCATGGTCGATGTGCTATGGAATTTGGAGTTAGCTCTCAGGCTGCAGGAGAACGCGGGAGAAACGAACAGGCAAACAATGACACCAGTTTTGTGA